One part of the Haliotis asinina isolate JCU_RB_2024 chromosome 2, JCU_Hal_asi_v2, whole genome shotgun sequence genome encodes these proteins:
- the LOC137274626 gene encoding ribose-phosphate pyrophosphokinase 1 isoform X2 codes for MQQIRPQSSGPLKDIGRMPNIKVFSGTSHPDLAQKICDRLGIERGKVVTKKFSNGECCVEIGESVRGEDVYIIQTGCSEVNDMLMELLIMINACKIASACRVTAVIPCFPYARQDKKDKSRAPISAKLVANMLSTAGADHIITMDLHASQIQGFFDIPVDNLYAEPAVLKWIRDNITDWRNCCIVSPDAGGAKRVTSIADRLNVDFALIHKERKKANEVASMVLVGDVKDRIAILVDDMADTCGTVCHAAEKLLEAGAVKVFAICTHGIFSGPAISRINNSMFEAVVVTNSVPQEERMKMAQKIKCIDISMILAEAIRRTHNGESVSYLFSNVPM; via the exons ATGCAACAAATTAGACCGCAGTCTTCGGGTCCTCTGAAGGATATAGGAAGGATGCCAAATATCAAGGTGTTTAGCGGTACCTCACACCCTGATTTGGCTCAGAAAATATGTGACAGGCTTGGCATTGAGCGTGGCAAGGTCGTCACGAAGAAATTCAGCAATGGAGAGTGTTG TGTTGAGATCGGGGAGTCTGTGCGTGGAGAAGATGTGTATATCATCCAGACGGGGTGCTCCGAGGTGAACGACATGTTGATGGAGCTGCTCATCATGATCAATGCCTGCAAGATTGCATCAGCATGTCGCGTCACCGCTGTTATACCCTGCTTCCCCTATGCACGACAGGACAAGAAAGACAAG AGTCGTGCTCCTATATCTGCCAAGTTGGTGGCCAATATGCTGTCTACAGCCGGCGCAGATCACATCATCACCATGGATCTTCACGCCTCACAAATTCAG GGTTTCTTTGACATTCCTGTCGACAACCTCTATGCAGAACCGGCCGTCTTAAAGTGGATTCGTGACAACATCACTGACTGGAGGAATTGCTGCATTGTCTCCCCAGATGCTGGTGGTGCCAAGAG GGTTACGTCTATTGCTGACCGTCTGAATGTGGACTTTGCCTTGATCCATAAGGAAAGGAAGAAGGCCAATGAGGTAGCCTCAATGGTGCTGGTGGGAGACGTGAAGGACAGGATCGCCATACTGGTGGATGATATGGCTGACACATGTGGAACTGTTTGTCATGCTGCTGAAAA ACTATTGGAAGCTGGTGCAGTAAAAGTATTTGCCATATGTACACACGGTATATTCTCTGGCCCCGCCATCTCTCGCATCAACAACTCCATGTTCGAAGCAGTTGTTGTCACCAACTCTGTCCCCCAGGAGGAGAGGATGAAGATGGCCCAGAAAATAAAG TGTATTGATATATCCATGATATTAGCAGAGGCCATTAGAAGAACACACAATGGGGAGTCTGTGTCCTATCTCTTCAGCAACGTTCCCATGTAA
- the LOC137274626 gene encoding ribose-phosphate pyrophosphokinase 1 isoform X1: MQQIRPQSSGPLKDIGRMPNIKVFSGTSHPDLAQKICDRLGIERGKVVTKKFSNGECCVEIGESVRGEDVYIIQTGCSEVNDMLMELLIMINACKIASACRVTAVIPCFPYARQDKKDKSRAPISAKLVANMLSTAGADHIITMDLHASQIQGFFDIPVDNLYAEPAVLKWIRDNITDWRNCCIVSPDAGGAKRVTSIADRLNVDFALIHKERKKANEVASMVLVGDVKDRIAILVDDMADTCGTVCHAAEKLLEAGAVKVFAICTHGIFSGPAISRINNSMFEAVVVTNSVPQEERMKMAQKIKLIDISSILAEAVRRTHNGESVSFLFSHVPL; the protein is encoded by the exons ATGCAACAAATTAGACCGCAGTCTTCGGGTCCTCTGAAGGATATAGGAAGGATGCCAAATATCAAGGTGTTTAGCGGTACCTCACACCCTGATTTGGCTCAGAAAATATGTGACAGGCTTGGCATTGAGCGTGGCAAGGTCGTCACGAAGAAATTCAGCAATGGAGAGTGTTG TGTTGAGATCGGGGAGTCTGTGCGTGGAGAAGATGTGTATATCATCCAGACGGGGTGCTCCGAGGTGAACGACATGTTGATGGAGCTGCTCATCATGATCAATGCCTGCAAGATTGCATCAGCATGTCGCGTCACCGCTGTTATACCCTGCTTCCCCTATGCACGACAGGACAAGAAAGACAAG AGTCGTGCTCCTATATCTGCCAAGTTGGTGGCCAATATGCTGTCTACAGCCGGCGCAGATCACATCATCACCATGGATCTTCACGCCTCACAAATTCAG GGTTTCTTTGACATTCCTGTCGACAACCTCTATGCAGAACCGGCCGTCTTAAAGTGGATTCGTGACAACATCACTGACTGGAGGAATTGCTGCATTGTCTCCCCAGATGCTGGTGGTGCCAAGAG GGTTACGTCTATTGCTGACCGTCTGAATGTGGACTTTGCCTTGATCCATAAGGAAAGGAAGAAGGCCAATGAGGTAGCCTCAATGGTGCTGGTGGGAGACGTGAAGGACAGGATCGCCATACTGGTGGATGATATGGCTGACACATGTGGAACTGTTTGTCATGCTGCTGAAAA ACTATTGGAAGCTGGTGCAGTAAAAGTATTTGCCATATGTACACACGGTATATTCTCTGGCCCCGCCATCTCTCGCATCAACAACTCCATGTTCGAAGCAGTTGTTGTCACCAACTCTGTCCCCCAGGAGGAGAGGATGAAGATGGCCCAGAAAATAAAG CTGATTGACATTTCTTCCATTCTCGCTGAGGCTGTGCGAAGGACTCATAACGGAGAATCTGTCTCTTTCCTCTTTTCCCACGTCCCCTTGTAA